The Inmirania thermothiophila nucleotide sequence CGCGGCGGGTGGAGGAGACCGTGCGGGCGGTGCTCGCCGAGCTGGGCATCGACCCGGCGACGGTGGTGTGGGAGCCGGCGGCCTATCTCGCCCCCGGCAGCGCGCTGCTGGCGCTGCTCGCCGCGGTCCCGGGCGAGGCGCGCACGGTGCTCCTCGCCGGCCACAACCCGGGGCTCGAGGAGCTCCTGCGGGGCTTGGCCCCCGAGGAGGCGGCGGCGCTGCCCGGGGACAAGCTCCTGCCCACCTGCACCCTCGCCGTGCTCGCCCCGGCGCCCTCGCCGCCGGGCACGCCCCCGCGGCGGGCCCGCCTCCTGCGACGGGTGCGCCCGCGGGACCTGCCGGAGACCCTCCCGTGAGCGGGCCGCCGCGCGAGGCCGGCGCGCTGGAGGCCTTCCTCCACCGCGCCATCCCCGCGAGCGCGGCCCTCGGCATCCGCGTCGAGGCGAGCGACGCCGCCGCGGTGCGCCTCGCCGCGCCCCTCGCCCCCAACGTCAACGACAAGGGCACCGCGTTCGCGGGCAGCCTCTACGCGGTGGCCGTCCTCTGCGGCTGGGTGGCGGCCTCGCACGCCGCCGCCGAGGCCGGGCGGCCCGCCGCCCCGGTGGTCATCGCCGAGGCCCGCGTGCGCTACCTGCGTCCGGCGCGCGCCGACCTCGTCGCCGCGTGCGCGCGGCCGGACGCCGCCGCCGTGGCGGCGCTGGCGGAGCGCCTGGCCGCCGGGCGGCGCGGCCGCCTCGCCCTCGACGTGACGGTGGAGAGCGCCGGCGAGGCCGTGCTCGCCCTCGCCGGCCGCTACGTGGCGGGCTGAGCGCGGCGCCCGCTGGGGCGCGCCGAGGGGGGTGGTGTACACTGGCTAGGTTCACTCGGTTATGGGCCCATCCATGCGGCTTATCGATGCCTACCGCGCGCGTCTGGACCGCCTCGGCTTCGAGGCCGACGTGGCGCAGCTGCAGGCCGTGCGGCACCTGGAGCGGGTGGGACGGGCGCTGCTGGCGGCGCCGCCGCGGCAGGCGGGGGGCCTGCTCGGCCAGGCGGTGGCCGGACTGCGCGGCCTGGGGTTGCCGCTGCCGGCCCGGCGGGCGCAGCCGCCGGTGCGGGGTCTCTACCTGTGGGGCGGCACCGGGCGCGGCAAGACCTGGCTCATGGACCTCTTCTTCGAGCACCTGCCGCTGCCGGCGAAGCGGCGGGTGCACTTCCACCACCTGATGCGGGAGGTGCACGGGCGGCTCGAGGCCCTGCGCGGCACCGCGGATCCGCTGGAGGCGGTGGCCGAGGACATCGCCGCCGAGGCGCGGCTGCTCTGCATCGACGAGTTCTTCGTCGAGGACATCGGCGACGCCATGATCCTCGCGGGGCTGCTGCGGGGCCTCTTCGGCCGCGGGGTGACGCTGGTGGCCACCTCCAACACGGCGCCGCGGGCGCTCTACCGCAACGGGCTGCAGCGCGACCGCTTCCTGCCCGCCATCGATCTGCTGGAGGCGCACACGGAGGTGCTCCACCTCGACGGCGGCATCGATTACCGCTTCCGCGCCCTGGAGCGGGCGGAGATCTACCACTTCCCGCTGGACGAGGGCGCGGAGGCGGCCCTGCGCCGGGCCTTCGCCGAGCTCGCAGGCCCCGGCGCCGGGGCGCCGCGCACGCTGCAGATCAACGGCCGCGCCCTGCCGGCCCTGCGGGTGGCCGACGGCGTGGCCTGGTTCGGCTTCGCCGCCCTGTGCGAGGGGCCGCGCGCGCAGGCCGACTACATCGAGCTCGCCCGCTGCTATCACACGGTGCTGGTGAGCGGCGTGCGCGTGCTGGGGGAGGACGACGAGGACGTGGCCCGCCGCTTCATCGGGCTGGTGGACGAGCTCTACGACCGCGGCGTCAAGCTCGTCTGCTCGGCGGCGGCGCCGCCCCAGGGGCTCTACCGCGGCCGTGCGTTGGCCTTCGAGTTCCGCCGCACCGCGAGCCGTCTCACCGAGATGCAGACCCATGCCTACCTCGCGCGGCCCCACCGCCCCTGAACCGCCGGTCTGGTTCCTGAGCCACGGGGCGCCCACGGCGCTGTACGAGCGCGACGGCGTGGCCGGGTTTTGGGCCTCGCTGCCGGGGCGGCTCGTCGCGCCGCCGCGGGCCCTGCTGTGCGTGAGCGCCCACTGGTGCACGGCCCACCCGGCCATCGCCGGGGCGGGTGCCCGCCCTGGGGTGCTGCACGACTTCGCCGGCTTTGCGCCTGCGCTCTACGAGGAGGACTGGGCGGCGGGCGGCGACGACGCCTGCCTCGAGGCCCTGGCGCAGGCCCTCGCGGCTGCGGGCATCCCCTATGAGCGGGTGCCGCACAGGCCCTACGACCACGGCGTCTGGGTGCCGCTCAAGGCCGCCTGGCTCGAGCCGCCCATGCCGGTGCTGCAGCTTTCCGTGTGCCCGCCGCGCGACGGCGCCTTCCACCTCGCCCTGGGGCGGGCGCTGCGGCCGCTGCGCGGGGCGGGCTGGCTCCTCGTCGCCAGCGGCGGCATCGTGCACAATCTCGCGGCGCTGCGCTGGGACGCGCCGGAGGCGGCGCCGGAACCCTGGGCGGAGGCCTTTGTCCATGCGGTGGAGGCGGCCCTCGCGGCGGGGGATCTCGAGGCCCTGGCCGAGCCCCG carries:
- a CDS encoding SixA phosphatase family protein, whose protein sequence is MERLLLLRHAKSDRAGWRGDDRSRPLNARGRRDAPRMGRWMAAQGLRPDWIVASPARRVEETVRAVLAELGIDPATVVWEPAAYLAPGSALLALLAAVPGEARTVLLAGHNPGLEELLRGLAPEEAAALPGDKLLPTCTLAVLAPAPSPPGTPPRRARLLRRVRPRDLPETLP
- a CDS encoding YiiD C-terminal domain-containing protein: MSGPPREAGALEAFLHRAIPASAALGIRVEASDAAAVRLAAPLAPNVNDKGTAFAGSLYAVAVLCGWVAASHAAAEAGRPAAPVVIAEARVRYLRPARADLVAACARPDAAAVAALAERLAAGRRGRLALDVTVESAGEAVLALAGRYVAG
- the zapE gene encoding cell division protein ZapE, with amino-acid sequence MRLIDAYRARLDRLGFEADVAQLQAVRHLERVGRALLAAPPRQAGGLLGQAVAGLRGLGLPLPARRAQPPVRGLYLWGGTGRGKTWLMDLFFEHLPLPAKRRVHFHHLMREVHGRLEALRGTADPLEAVAEDIAAEARLLCIDEFFVEDIGDAMILAGLLRGLFGRGVTLVATSNTAPRALYRNGLQRDRFLPAIDLLEAHTEVLHLDGGIDYRFRALERAEIYHFPLDEGAEAALRRAFAELAGPGAGAPRTLQINGRALPALRVADGVAWFGFAALCEGPRAQADYIELARCYHTVLVSGVRVLGEDDEDVARRFIGLVDELYDRGVKLVCSAAAPPQGLYRGRALAFEFRRTASRLTEMQTHAYLARPHRP
- a CDS encoding DODA-type extradiol aromatic ring-opening family dioxygenase produces the protein MPTSRGPTAPEPPVWFLSHGAPTALYERDGVAGFWASLPGRLVAPPRALLCVSAHWCTAHPAIAGAGARPGVLHDFAGFAPALYEEDWAAGGDDACLEALAQALAAAGIPYERVPHRPYDHGVWVPLKAAWLEPPMPVLQLSVCPPRDGAFHLALGRALRPLRGAGWLLVASGGIVHNLAALRWDAPEAAPEPWAEAFVHAVEAALAAGDLEALAEPRALPGGRRAHPSVEHYLPLLVAAGAAGGPMAALYRGWRHGSLALHAYGTDAVR